CAGACATGAAGCTGGATGCAGTTTTTTTGTAAATACAAAGGGATTAAATGGTTAAATAAGTCAGCTTTTCCTTCTTGTAACAATGGACGATGAACATTAAGTCACAATTTATGATTCAGGACTTTGAGAAATATCTGAAAACATGAAATTGTACGTAATATTTGATATCGTACACATATGTGATATTGTTCTCAGCTGACTCtatgtcctctcctcctctctcatcttttcGCTCGGAGACAATCGCTCCTCTTTATCTCTCCTCCAATCAGGATCCAGATTTCATGTTGTCACCTCCACCCTGTCAGAGCGGTGACGCTCGGCGAGGAGCCGGCTCTCCTGCTGACAGGTTTAATGAAACAACACCTGATACCATCTATCACCTGAACCGGCAGGAAATCAGTTCTGACACGCTCCCATCAGCTGATCCCAGAAAACTTTAATATTCATCTTCAGTAGACATCCAGAGACCAGTTTAGTGATTCTGATGTTCATTGAATATGGAGTAATTAAACTGCACATGTTATATTTAGTATTATTCATTATATCAGCACTAAGTAAGGAGCTGGAGGGGAGGAATCCCAGCACTTACACAGAGCTGCGTGATGCTTCCTGGAGTTGTGTAATCTCAACTCCTTAAATTTGTTTAGTTAATGGAGAGCAAAGGAGGTTTGGAATAGATCCTCATTTCATTACATACCCAGAGCCATTAAGCTGTTCCTGGGAAGTGATGAGTATTTCCAGTAAATACACAAAACCATTGATTGGTTCAAAATGACTATAAACATTGagtatttttcattaaatacaCAGAGCCCGTGGGTACTTAAGAGAATGTAGTTTGATGACTCATGTCAGTGAATACACTGAGCCAGTCATGATTCCAGGTACAGGAAGGCTATCTTTATCTCCAGCAAATACACAGAGCCAATGGTTGGTTCAAGAAGGCTGtaagtggaggaggagaacgATGAGGAGATGGATGAGGAACAAGTAGGAGgaacgaggaggaggagtgtgacTTTATTTCTAAGTATTAACCAGGATTGATGGATGTGACCTTTGAGGCGGTGCAGTCTATTTAAAGGATCTGAATGATTCATGAGTCAAGCTGCAGGGGGAATAAATGACAGAAATATAGTTTAGCATATTTAACATAATCATCGGCGCAGCATGATTTTAATGACTGGAATATTGATTAACATTTCTGAAATAGAAACCATTTGAAGTGTAAACAGTTGATTCACGAATTGGCGCAAAAGGAATTTGTCACATCTCGATGATTGTTTTTGTAGTTCAGCTTTTCTATTTGCAAGTTTGAACCGATTCTCGTCAGATTTTGACATTTGAGAAGTCAGATCAAGGGATGCTGTGAAGCAGAGTCTGTGAGGAAACAAtttcaaattggtttgcagagtgtggctaccattagcagaggTAGCACCCCCAgctttcagtcctccttgcaggtttaCATCCACATGGATACGCTGGTTACACACGGCTCCAACTTTACAACTCTATCACCAGATCTAAATACTGACAAACTGCGCCATGCTacgagatggatggatgtgtctGTTAGctctgcttgtttacatccgggtagtagagcattatagcattatggcagtagacATTAACCAGAACTACAGACTGGGTAGCTGTGCTAGAGTCCAATATATCTGCCCAAATAAATGTTGTAAATCATCTGATTGTTCTTTGTTaagttttaaatttagattttcagttaaatacatctgtttttttgtttttttgacgtTTGAAGATGTATGATGGGTGTTTTAATACGCTTTCCTGACATTCTATAGgtcagaaatatattaaaaacaatgagAAAATGCCTGTCAGATAAATCAACGATGAAATAAATAGCCCTATGTTGTCcaccttaaagctagggttggtagtcactctgaaccggactacagtcctgagcaaagcacctcatcgggtcagaggggacaggcccaaggtcaagcgagaagggcagtaaatagaggcaggggaagcaggacgcgcaggaggcgggcagaacagcgtggacgggatttgaatggttttatAAATTGGACCCTGAAGGCGGGGATtcgttggtgttttcccaggtttccTCCGGCtatagatagcagcttttttggctctttttttaagaacacattatgtattgattgccatcaggacataaagatcattttaaccagtataacaaaaagtgtatctaaatctgactaccaaccccagctttaaataaaagtatctGTTTGTATCACCTGTGTGTTCTAACCTGGACTCCGTTCCTCCCTCAGAGCGTGCTGGCGTTCCAGGCGTCGGTGAACGAGGATGGCCTGATCACGGCGACCCTTGAGCCCTCGGACCTGCAGGAGAACGTGACGGCGTACGGAGCTCAGATCTCCGGAGAACCCCGACCCGTTCTGGTCCAGTTTGTGAACACGAGCGAGCCGGTTCTGTTCAACACCTCCTTCCACGGTCTCTGCTACACAGTGGGACTGCTGGTTAGACAGGGACAGACCTGGTCCAGACCCATAAAGACCCTACCTGTACTCACAAGTAAGATACTGGAATCACTCAAATCCATCTAGTTcaagtgttttcattttaaaacatctgatgcaagaaaaatgtcaaagttcaaagtctgaCCTCTCGTTATTTGtgtccttgttgtttttatcttccTTGTGTTTGTCCTTGTTTGTGTCCTTGTCGTGTGtccttgtcttgtgtcctcagAGCCCCTCCCAGTCCGCAGCGCACACATAGCTGACTTTAAGGAGTCTCCGGAGACGGGGGTTGTGTTTCAGATCGACCCTCCGCCTGGAAATGTCTTCAGCAGAGTCAACATCAGCTTCACAGAGGGACACGACAGACGATACATGCTTTATAAAGGTACAGATGCTGTTCACACACATATCCCAATGCTTATAATTATGTAATAGTCAGTTAATGTACATGTAATAACAGGTTTATAAcactttttattacttttattattatctttatacAGTCTTTTCTAATAACCATTAACCTGTCTTCGCGTGTGTGTAGATTTCTACCGGGGGAAGACGGTGTTCAAACACTGGTTACCCGGAGTTTGTTACAGAAACATCACCTTCCAGCTGATCTCTGAAGTCACTGCCTACCAGAGCGCCATGATcacacacagtgacatcacacacacacctgtgcaccACAGGACCGGTgagactcactcacacacacagtgacattcATTATGCTGCATTATCTTATTATAACATTAGTGTCCCCCCTCTGAGTCTCTTCATTATtaatgaaaacagctgatgaGGATTAACGAGTCGTGTTTCTAAAAATACTTCTCACTCTGACACCTGAACGTGACGATGggtgtgaaatgttgtgtttcctgcagagacTCACTGAGTCAGGTGTTCAAACTGAGAGTGAAAATTATGTCAAATATTTAATGACCTGTTGTTTCTTATGTTAGTGTGTTACAGACTGTCAACAAAGTAAATATTACAATACTGTTATGTAACAGTTGTTAGTATTGTAACAGTAACAGTATCAGTCTCATACATTATCACTGTTTATGATATAAAGTCACGTATGAAGAAAAACAGtgtgactgtttttaaaatatctatTGAACTTTTGAATGCAGAACAGTTATCCATAAGGAGATACATACAGAAACAACATAGACTTtcacatcacttttttttgccattttgcTTAAGTTCTCAGCTTTCTCACCTGGACTTTTGAGATAATTTTtctatttatcatttaaatgaaatatttattgtattcatgtgATTATACACTGAGTTCAATATTTTAATGAATATTAAGTTCCATTTCTAAAAAGTCTGTTCTGCTCaatactacacattgtacctttaaaatgCTCAAATTGTGTTAATGAGGCTTTATTTTTAAGATGTCTCAGATCAGAAATTTCACTTGAAGGCTCAGaaagtttaaattaaataattacataAAAGTAATTTTGTAGGattatatattgtatatattttatctatttatttatttatttgtttatttagttatttatttatttagttagttagttagttagttagttagttagttaggtagttagttagttggttagttagttagttagttagttagttagttagttagttagttagttagttagttagttagttagttagttagttagttagttaggtagttagttagttggttagttagttagttaggtagttagttagttagttagttagttagttagttagttagttaggtAGTTAGTTAGTTGGTTAGTTATTATTTAAGCGTCTTTGAGTAGCCagaaagcactatataagttgtatcaattatttttattattgttatcattagtatttaaaaaagttaaattttctTGGTCCTGATAAATGTATTCCTTTATCCTCTTCTTAAATTATCCTAAAACAACTACAGCTATCTTAACATTTCTGAAACTGAAAGATTAAACTTAAAACAATTTCATGTAGACAACTTTTAAATATTGTCACTGTCAGGctgaaaccttgtatctccaaaaccactAATTTCCAGGAAGTAAAAAATGTTAGTAAGTGATATGTTTTTCACATTACAAACACTAAATGAGATTCAACCACAAGCTATTAAAAATACTTTCATCTGTTATATTTTAGAAAGAAGATCAATAGCATTGatttattgaaaacaaaatgattaaatgtgGAGATACGAGGTTTCTGTCTGACAGTGatgatacatttttcatttatatttcactGCTTTTTTCACCTCACAGATGTTTCTATGAATAAAAACCCAGTAAGTTGACAGGTTAAGGTTTTTAATCGTCCTCCTATCCTGCTCTGTTGTCCCCCTTCAGTCCCCTTCCCTCCCCTCAACATTTCCCGGAAGATCGTCCACCTGAACCAGAGGACGGCGCCAAGTGACGCCTCCAGCATCATCCTCCCTGAAGAGGACGAGGAGAGCCCTCACACCTCCCGCCAAGCCCGTGAGGTCCCTatgctggaggaggagcaggaaaagGATCAGGAGGTGAACCCGTCTGAGGAGGCAGCGAGGGCGACCACTCAGCTGCCCTTTGTCCCAACACATAACCTGACAGGGAGTAATCAGACTGTAGAGGCGGAGACTCAGAGCTACTGGCCTGACCCTCCTGATCCGTCCCCCTCTGACCGAGATGATGAGTTTGTGAACGCTGTCGTGCCCGAGTACGAGGACTCCAATGAGCCGGGGTCTGCCATGGGGCTGCCTGTTGAGACCGCCATCCTGCCCACGAAACTGCCCCCCATCCTGCTGGAGCTCCGTTGGCTGCCCCCCCGCGCCCCCACCAGCTACGACGGCTTCAACGTCTACATCTACAGAGACGGTACAACAGAGAACACGGATACTtatctgaaaaatataataaacactTCATTCGTCTGAAAAGTGTCTGACTCATACTCACCTGTCctcttgtgtgtttcaggtAACTCCACAGAAACAGCCACTGTGGATGAAAACACTCACGAGTTCTTCACAGAGTTAACAGAGCCAGGAACGTACCGAGTCCAGGTCACCACACTGAGCGGATCCGGAGAGTGTGAGGCGAGAGAGAGCGCCGCCAACACCGGCTTCACCTTCTACCTCAGTATGTACACATGGATGTGAATACTAGTGTTTAGTgctttttaaagggatattccaACAAAACTGTCAACAACATgcatttaatccagttttactCTAATGTGGCTGTTGTGGTCTCATTATCATGACTCCCTCTCTGTGCACTCTCAGGTCCGAGTGGAGAGCTGTTGGAGGAGCTCCGTGAGCGTCCTCAGGCTGTCAGCGTCAGACTCCTGGACTCTAGCACTGCCGCCGTCTCTTGGGCGCCGGCCTCTGAGAGCCACAACGGCAGCATGGTGTCCGTGGTCTCTATGACTTGTCTGAGACCGAGTCTGAGCCAGAGGATGGAGAACACCTACTGCAGTGAGGTAACGTGATGCAGCCAGGTATTGTTTTGTGTCAAATGTTAATGAAGGAAAAGGAAACTCATTCATTCTGCAGCTCTTGATGTTGATTTATTTCTGGGTGAAGTGCAGATTTCTCCGCTGACTCTGTGATTCAGACCGAACAGGTCTTCATTGAAGTTGAAATGATTCAGACTCGCTGAATGAGTTTAATGAATGAGACTCGGCTGAACTCTGGAGATTATTCGGGCTCTGAAGTGTGATCTGACTCAGTTTTCACTCTGAAGTGTGAAAACACAAACGTGATGAGGAACACTCAGAGGCTGTGACTGTTTTCATTCACTAACTGGactcatttatttaaagagatctGCTGATTCACTGTATGAATCCTACAAgctaaacaaaacacaagtcaTCGTACTCTGCTTAAGAAATCATAATATTAGGAGAAGTGCATCATATGATTACAGTTATTAACCCTATtgtctcatcttttttttcattctaactaacatttctcttttctgaaatttgTAAATTTAATTCTCCGaatattttttgatttttaaaatattatttttgtcatgCAATACTAAGATTTAATAGTTTTAAAGTATAGGAAGagttaaaactttatttttaccTAAtcttaatgtagattgtatttGCTACCAACCTCATAACAACactatttatctatgtattattatttttctatttattatatgtttctttatatatttattattgtttttctatgtatttatatatttattattacttttctatttattatttttctatttattattatttttattattttttggccCAAATTCAAACTAGTaactgtctttattttgttcgtttttttaaatcaagaaaTAACAACtttatattttgaatatttcaatTTCTTTGAAAATATTTGTACTTTAGTCTACAAATATGACGGCAGTCGCAGTTTAACAGAGAAGTGTTTTCaattgaaattattttatttacttaaatcTTTACTTTGAATACAACATTTCACAACATTGTAAAAGAAAAAGCCTAAACAGTTTACATCTTGTAGCTCTACATACTTTTTAAATTGAAATTCAAAAATGTGCAGTCTTTTTTTGAACTTCATTGGCCTgcttgtaaaagtaaaaaaaattgcataaatttcaaattattattttttttttcatctttctttaatgttttcatatttttgtcttacttttttttctttaaatatttcagcaTGAGTCTTATTATCAGGACACTTTAAACACCTGCTTTGTTTTGAGGTCCAGATCATTGAAGAAATGCCTGCTCAGGATCCCTTTTGCCTTAGATTTATAAatactggggcgctggtggtctagcagtctaagcgccacatacagaggctacagtcctcgccgcaggggtcgccgattcgattcccggccagtcgaccatttcctgcatgtctttccccactctctactccccacatttcctgtctctcttcagctgtcctataaaataaaggcaaaagggccaaaaatataacttaaaaaaaaagatttattaaTATCAAGTTAATCTTTAAATAACGCTGATAATTTATTTCTTTACAGGAGAACTCTACGAGCGACATCGTCACTAACCTGACCCCCGGTGCTCAGTACAGAGTGGTCGTCTATCACACCAACGGACCGCTGTTCAGTCCTCCGTCTGAGCCTGTCATCATCGATATCGGTGAGAAACATGTCAACAACTACATCAGCATTGGGATTCATGATGTCATGCTGCATTTCAATGTTGCAGAGACCAACTTctctctaaatgtgtgtttgttcctgCATCAGAGCCCACAGGTGTGCGTGAGCTGGCCGTGTATCCTCTCAGCCCGACGGCGGTCATCCTCAGCTGGCAGCGTTCGTACCACGTGGCGTTCAGGAAGTATGTCCTCCAAACGTTCTTCTTTAACCCCGTCACCCTCGTGTCAGAGTGGACCACGTACTACGAAATCGCTGCCACCGCCTCCGTCATCGCCTCTGTGGTACGAACACACAcagcgacacacacacagagacactgatGAATGTTACTGGCTGATATGAACAAAGCACAGtcacacttgtttttgtttgtttgtgcttgttGACATCTGAAGAAATGTCAGATATGAGTCAAGAAATGTTTCATGGTGttgaatttttttgtttgttttcttgtagCCAAATGTTTGTGATGGTTTTGTCCTAAAAAGTCCACCATACATTAGATGTAACTCTCCTTAAATCTAGACCCAGAGCACCGGACCATCTACAGAGCTATGACTGCCCTGTAATCCTTCAAATCTGGTCCTGATTTTGAGCTGgtggataaaaataaaaataataagagcccgaatacaaaaaaataaatccataTTTCCTCCCTTGTCCTCAAATTCTTGTACATCATGTGActcagctctccctctctctctatttctccaCAGAGGGTGACTGACCTGCTGCCGGCCTGGTATTATAATTTCCGTGTTTCCATGGTGACGTGGGGCGACCCGTTGCTCAGCTGTTGTGAGAGCTCCACAGTCAGCTTCgtcacaggtacacacacacacacacacacacacacacacacacacacacacacacacacacacacacacacacacaggactctCTCACACTCGGGTCCAGAGGAATCATGGTCTTTATGTGTCAGACAGTTTGATGGACCTGCTGCTGAGTCCTACCTGAAACTGAACATATATCATCTTATGTATGTTTCACTGCTGACATCAAAACCAACATCCAATCCATCTGTTATTTTAACTATACTATAAAACTGAAAGTTTCAACATCCCTCAAATTACTTCTGCTACTTAAGCTCGGCCAAAATGTTATGGTCAGGGAAATGCTTGCTGTGTAGCCTCGCACACGGGTACCATCTGGCCGCTTCATGAGCGTAACTGTAATTATACTTGACTGTACACTTATGCATGTTATTGGAGGATACCTCAAGAGGGCGCACCATAAAGCTCAGGTCGTTGGATGTGTGGGATGCAAAAAACAGTCATGGTGACACTCAAGGTTTCCTCTATGTACACGCTGAGATCAAGGTAGAAAACGAACAGCGGCAGCAACATAGGTGGTACGTATCATCATATTGAGTCTAAACAAAAAACTGTAGGtgaagttgggtttcttttaAAGTATACActaacagtcaaaagtttgtacacaccttctcattcaatgtttctttatttattttaattattttcaacattgttcaaagttcaaagtcttctttattgtcaaaaactgcagtatgcaccagacatacagaggatttgatattacgtttctctctcagaccctaacaatgacaacaacagataaacataggaaaaagataagaagtcagctaataaaaatataaaatacaatttacaacagtgcaaaaactttgctatagtgcaatttaaaatcaaagtgagtgtgtgtgtttcagtcctgaggatggcAGACCTCAGCGTTTATTtggggggggtcagtgaccgggttaagtcagtgaagggggcactatgggaagagggggcaaaacagggagagagttcagcatcctgactgcctggtggataaaactgtccctcattCTGCTGATTGTAGAtttatactgaagacatcaaaactatgaaataatctggttttgccataaaaggattacaacagtagtcaaatagggctatccatggtgtactaaccctacctctgatcaactgatggtctcaaacacattaagaaggcaagtcattctacaaaggaactcttgacaaggctcatgttaattagaaaccattccaggagaccacttcatgaagcagactgagagaataccaagagtgtgcaaagctgtcatgaaggaaaaagggggctactttacagaatctaaaatataaaacagattctggtttgtttaacacttttttgttaattaaataattccatatatgttctttcatagttttgatggctttgatattaatctacagtgtttcaattaattcaaataaatacaaactcttgaatgagaaggtgtttccaaacttttgactagtgTGTATATAGTCTTCCTTACATAACAGAAGAATAGAGCATtgttatatatttctttataagACAATAGTACATGATCTACCGTCTTATTTATGGtctttattgactcctaaagtcgTCAGCGTCTGTATTATTCGGTCCCATGGAGGAATTCTGTTGTTCCTTGGACTCGCTTtgtttttggtaaaagtgcttttaatgtttttgttcccttttgAGCTTCAAGGTCACCTAAAAGTGGATTATTTTATgagattggaggattttaaaactaggttAAAGGAttatctgatcagcttgtgtgcatgtttcacTGCTACTTTATTACTTGGGGTAATAGTTATTTGTTATTgaattttcttttgtgtttttctggatGTGAAACATttaatgctgctgtcttggactcccttgtaaaagagattgTGTATctcaaaataaaggtaaaaaaaaattaaaggaaaTCCAGACTGACGGAACAAAGACGAGTGTGTGTTGCTCATGCTGCCAACTCTTTTAGATTTGCTCAGCCTCCACACTGCCCCTGCTGGTTATAGACATACTGCACCTCACGTtggttttgtgtcattttttaagGCCATGCACAGCTGAAGATATACCAAAGCTGGAGATGCTTGGTAGCCATCATGTCTTTGCATAGGGGAATTAAAAGCAAGAACATCCCAGGTTTAAGAGtaattttcaaaaacaaacactgtgactGTGATAGGGCTGGGTGACAATTTGATAAGGATAATTATCCCGATTTCATTTTcctcaaaataaatataaaaaatgtttgatatatctaaacctgtaattacacccgcctactggaaagggagggggcggtGATGTGCCTTAGACGTTAGTTGCCACCTAATGTTAGACAGATTGAAAAATTAGGggttcaagaagcttatcagagaactaaattcCAGACATAAgttaacaaactgtcttcaactttctgTCAGGAGCAAAAATCGGACTTTAAATTTAAACGGAATAATGATTCAATATTTATCATGGCCAtggttacattatgttttttaattctgaattaattattcagaattaaataattcggaattaaagtattctcctccgtgtttacatggaaatagtaattccgaattgaggtttacatggaaaacacgtttaaccGTCTTTATTCAATGCATCtagggaataaacaggaataaaacaggaatttaCCAATTTGAATGTTGGCTCTTAATAAGGAACTTAAACATAGTAGGGGGAAATATATTTtggcataatcctgactaaaacaatcagatttcatgcaagtacagttgaacaTCTATGccattcctcaatcacatgcacatagcacactgcttactgcagggctattgagaccacgccccctacatgcactgtgcattcctccatcacatgaagcagagatgatttctagaatcctggaccacttttgagcccagagcacaagactattgaagccacacatttgagcctgtggacTATACAAAGTGAAGTatgttttgatgatattatgtggtaaaatattcaacaaatttgatgtatggtactaatgtttaacttacaaatatcaatgggttgggtcagggggatgagtaatatttaactcaacattcatgtttttgttcttcaatgaaagaattgattgttcaataatatatttaacacttggtaAAGTTCTACttgcaaataaatctgttttaattgtattattttggatggatgtctgcttataacaaaacatatttatgcttggatatgatacatttccattaaattaccctcaattcccattaagtcccataattcccatggaaagtttccaatttggagtatttcccaaattccccagcttaacttcccatggaaatttactggaaacttttTGGAAATTTGCTGGTAATTTTCCACCCATTTGCAACCCtaatattgactgatatgaaaaatgttattgtgataacatctttttcaatatcgcccaacTCTAGACGGTGACTTTTTGTGGTGTTGAGTTAGAGTGCGACTTTGTTTTGCAGTTTTTAAACCCTCTGCACCTTCATGATGTGTGTACAACCACCCCTCCTTAACCTCAGTTTAGTGTGTAGTTACTCTTTTTAGTGACAGTAGATGTGAGAACAGATTCAGAttcacaaaaagaaacaaaataaagatgcGACCTCACTAAGAAACATCCATAAAAGTAAACGTTGGAACATCACAGTGATGCACGTCCACATGTCTCACCCTCTCTGTCGATGTCTTTTTGTCTGCAGCTCCCGAggctcctcacatctcctctgTGGATTACTCTCACGGCGTCCTCTACGTTCGGTGGACGTACGGCGAGCTCTTCATCGACCTCTCTCACTCCAGGATGCTGCACTGGCAGGTCGtcgctgtggggaagaaaggaCCGGAGAGGAGCTACTCCGTCGATGTGAGTGTTGACTACTGCTCCTAAATTTCAATAAAGCAAAGACTGAGGGTGTTGGATCGGGATGCAGGATATGGATTCTTTTGAGCCAGTACCTATAACCAGTAATGAGCTGCTCCTGGTGGCTGATACTAATAAGATTACACATATCCATACTTATCTTTTCTAAcagatgtcactgttgttaacACAAAACCCCAAACTTCtgactcttcagctgtcatttttttttcctcactcaACTATACCTCCCCAAAGTGATGTTACTTCACTAAAGATCTGTGTGTCCTCACACTGCCGCCTGCTGATGAAACTTTGTACACGTTTTGATCTTTTTTCTAACCTCTGCCTTCgttaaatgcacacacactcgtTCAAACCATCCAACCGATAATGACAAAAATGTTCAATTCCAGTCTGATCTTTGCTCCTGTTCAACTCTCTGCCATGTGTTTGGATCCATTTGAAGGATTTTATCGGCTCAGattgtgcagcagcagcttgtTATTTCGGGGTCGGGATGAGCCGCTGTTGATTTTCTCCTCTGGGTCCATTCCACGGTCTAATTATGAGCAGAGAGACGAGCGGCTGTCTGCACCGCCTCGTCTCCAGCTCACCTTCTCCTCCATGAAGCCGATTATGATCCCGGCAGACTCAGACCTGACTCACATAATGAACTGTTGCGGAGCCGGGAGAGGGGATGTTTCAGGTTTAATTGGCCTgaatgatagagagagagagctctgacACAGACGCAGCATCGACTGAGATGGATGTCTGTTGGAAAGTGGAGGAGACGGCAGCTGAACCAATGTGACAAAATCTAATACAGAAGCTCCTAATGTGTCTAACAGTTCATAAGAGGTGCAGCTTTCGACTGATCCCTCTTTCTCATGTATGATTCAGGGACGGcttcatgaagaaaaagaagaatgaaacaTGTCGATCACTAAAGTCTGAACGTTGGTTGTCTCGTTTTGCGAGCTGGTAGCTTATGGAACAGA
Above is a genomic segment from Notolabrus celidotus isolate fNotCel1 chromosome 21, fNotCel1.pri, whole genome shotgun sequence containing:
- the ptpro gene encoding receptor-type tyrosine-protein phosphatase O isoform X3, whose translation is MLSPLIPTVCLLCFAQSVLAFQASVNEDGLITATLEPSDLQENVTAYGAQISGEPRPVLVQFVNTSEPVLFNTSFHGLCYTVGLLVRQGQTWSRPIKTLPVLTKPLPVRSAHIADFKESPETGVVFQIDPPPGNVFSRVNISFTEGHDRRYMLYKDFYRGKTVFKHWLPGVCYRNITFQLISEVTAYQSAMITHSDITHTPVHHRTVPFPPLNISRKIVHLNQRTAPSDASSIILPEEDEESPHTSRQAREVPMLEEEQEKDQEVNPSEEAARATTQLPFVPTHNLTGSNQTVEAETQSYWPDPPDPSPSDRDDEFVNAVVPEYEDSNEPGSAMGLPVETAILPTKLPPILLELRWLPPRAPTSYDGFNVYIYRDGNSTETATVDENTHEFFTELTEPGTYRVQVTTLSGSGECEARESAANTGFTFYLSPSGELLEELRERPQAVSVRLLDSSTAAVSWAPASESHNGSMVSVVSMTCLRPSLSQRMENTYCSEENSTSDIVTNLTPGAQYRVVVYHTNGPLFSPPSEPVIIDIEPTGVRELAVYPLSPTAVILSWQRSYHVAFRKYVLQTFFFNPVTLVSEWTTYYEIAATASVIASVRVTDLLPAWYYNFRVSMVTWGDPLLSCCESSTVSFVTAPEAPHISSVDYSHGVLYVRWTYGELFIDLSHSRMLHWQVVAVGKKGPERSYSVDVTRNVMRASLPLPPGDIYNLTVTACTERSRNTSMPNIIKLEPAPPRSLFAVNATHSSVTLLWTEEGVVDYYQVLCRPNKPTKELKAREPQTSNSHVLTVSGLIPSSTYNCTVVSFSYSTPSKPAHITIRTVAKEMNPSIGAISALAVLSILLISMLVLFLLVLRKKHLQMTRECGAETFVNFASFERDGKLPYNCPVQLDDFDAYFKEMSKDSAYKFSLQFEELKSVGLDLSHDAADMPVNRPKNRYTNILPYDFSRVKLMSMHNDEGLDYINANYIPGYKHTKEYIATQGPLPETRNDFWKMVLQEKSPIIVMLTQCNERRRVKCDHYWPFTDEPVMYGEISAEMLSETESPEWTIRKIRLGYADESLDVLHLNYTSWPDHGVPTVNAIESILQFVHIVRQQANRTKDPIIVHCSAGVGRTGTFIALDRLMQHIREHEFVDILGMVSEMRSHRLSMVQTEEQYVFIHQCVLLMWQKKKQQSITSDVIYENASKT